The following coding sequences lie in one Peribacillus frigoritolerans genomic window:
- a CDS encoding PTS sugar transporter subunit IIC, with amino-acid sequence MDKFVAFLENNLSTPMAKLSEQKHLRAIRDGVVSALPFIIFGSLFLIIAFPPVAADTALGEWSAKHIAEILIPYRLTMFIMTLYITFGIGYSLSQSYKLDPLSGGLLSLAAFLFTIGVKMMDDVGFVLPMTNLGGHGLFVGMLVSIFAVEILRLCKTKNITIKMPDSVPTSVARSFEALIPVSIVLLVMTLITVVFAVDLHSLVDKAVAPLISAGDTLPGVLIPVFLITFFWSFGIHGVSVVGAVARPVWEVYLGNNSAAVAAGKAIPHIAPETFFQWFIWIGGSGATLGLVIAMLLTAKSTYSKAMGKATIVPSIFNINEPVIFGMPIVLNPVLIIPFIITPLIGATLAYIATSIGLVNPTYVMVPWTLPAPIGAYLSTGGDWRAVVLVMVNLTISVLIYLPFFKMYDKKLLAQENVVETTDNKNIAL; translated from the coding sequence ATGGACAAGTTTGTAGCTTTTTTAGAAAATAATCTTTCAACACCTATGGCTAAATTGTCTGAGCAAAAACATTTACGCGCGATTCGGGATGGTGTGGTTTCTGCGTTACCTTTCATCATCTTTGGAAGTTTATTCTTGATCATTGCATTTCCGCCCGTTGCAGCAGATACTGCATTAGGTGAATGGTCTGCAAAACATATCGCTGAAATTTTAATACCATATCGATTAACGATGTTTATCATGACGCTATATATTACTTTTGGTATAGGCTACAGTTTATCTCAAAGCTATAAACTTGACCCGCTATCTGGAGGTTTACTATCATTAGCAGCCTTCTTGTTCACAATTGGTGTAAAGATGATGGATGATGTGGGGTTTGTTTTGCCAATGACAAATCTCGGAGGCCATGGTCTTTTTGTAGGAATGCTTGTATCCATTTTTGCTGTCGAAATTTTACGGCTTTGTAAGACAAAAAATATCACAATTAAAATGCCGGATTCTGTTCCAACCTCAGTAGCCCGTTCATTTGAAGCATTAATACCAGTTTCAATTGTACTGCTTGTTATGACTTTAATTACAGTCGTTTTTGCTGTTGATTTACATTCACTTGTTGATAAAGCGGTTGCACCACTCATCAGTGCAGGCGATACTTTGCCAGGTGTATTAATTCCAGTATTTTTGATTACATTCTTTTGGTCATTTGGTATTCATGGCGTATCAGTAGTAGGTGCCGTAGCTCGTCCGGTATGGGAAGTATATTTGGGGAATAACTCGGCAGCGGTTGCAGCTGGAAAGGCAATTCCCCACATAGCTCCTGAAACATTCTTCCAATGGTTTATTTGGATTGGTGGGTCTGGTGCAACATTGGGTTTAGTAATAGCCATGCTCTTAACGGCAAAATCTACCTATAGTAAAGCAATGGGGAAAGCAACAATTGTGCCAAGCATTTTTAACATCAATGAACCTGTTATCTTCGGGATGCCAATTGTACTAAACCCGGTACTTATTATTCCATTTATCATTACACCGCTAATTGGTGCAACACTTGCATATATAGCAACGTCCATTGGACTTGTGAACCCGACATATGTAATGGTTCCCTGGACATTGCCCGCTCCAATAGGTGCCTACCTTTCAACAGGCGGTGATTGGAGAGCCGTTGTTCTCGTGATGGTGAATTTAACAATTTCGGTCCTTATTTATCTGCCATTCTTTAAGATGTACGATAAAAAGCTTTTAGCGCAGGAAAACGTGGTAGAAACAACGGATAATAAAAATATCGCTTTATAA
- a CDS encoding PTS sugar transporter subunit IIB has translation MKVLFVCSGGMSSAIVVSALKKEGEKQGVTIEVLAVGTQEFDAEVRNGWDVAMVAPQVKHRFDGFKASADEAGVPCEAIPAQAYSPLGGPKLLKLVTELAK, from the coding sequence ATGAAAGTATTATTCGTATGCTCAGGTGGAATGTCTAGTGCAATCGTTGTAAGCGCTTTAAAAAAGGAAGGGGAAAAACAGGGTGTAACCATAGAAGTATTGGCAGTCGGCACTCAAGAATTTGATGCAGAAGTACGAAATGGCTGGGATGTTGCAATGGTAGCTCCGCAAGTCAAACATCGTTTCGATGGCTTTAAGGCATCGGCAGATGAAGCGGGCGTCCCATGTGAAGCCATTCCAGCCCAAGCTTACAGCCCTCTTGGCGGACCTAAACTATTAAAACTGGTAACGGAACTAGCAAAATAA
- the murQ gene encoding N-acetylmuramic acid 6-phosphate etherase, with protein MLEHLTTERRNEKTMSLDEMGTLEFLEVMNEEDIKVAHCVKKELPQISKAVEMIVEAMNKNGRLIYMGAGTSGRIGLLDAVECPPTFNTDPSEVVGLIAGGEKAFIKAVEGAEDSFELGPEDLKKIELTNRDVVVGIAASGRTPYVIAGLEYANHVGAGTVSISCNKGSEIGKIAKVAIEVVNGPEVLTGSTRLKAGTSQKLVCNMLSTASMVGVGKVYGNLMVDLQLTNEKLVERAKRIIMDATDCSYEIADEYLEKAHAQPKIAIVMILTNVSYEEASNRLVKAQGFIRKTI; from the coding sequence ATGCTTGAGCATTTAACGACAGAGCGTCGTAATGAAAAGACCATGAGTTTAGATGAAATGGGAACACTGGAATTTTTAGAGGTGATGAACGAAGAAGACATTAAAGTTGCCCATTGTGTAAAAAAAGAACTTCCGCAAATTTCTAAAGCCGTGGAGATGATCGTTGAAGCCATGAATAAAAACGGCAGATTAATTTACATGGGTGCAGGAACAAGCGGGCGCATAGGTTTATTGGATGCAGTAGAATGTCCCCCAACATTCAATACCGATCCGAGTGAAGTAGTGGGTCTTATAGCTGGTGGGGAAAAGGCTTTCATTAAGGCGGTTGAAGGTGCTGAAGACAGTTTTGAATTAGGTCCTGAGGATTTGAAGAAAATCGAATTAACAAACAGGGACGTCGTAGTGGGCATTGCAGCTAGTGGACGCACTCCATATGTTATTGCTGGATTGGAATATGCCAATCATGTTGGTGCAGGAACTGTGTCGATAAGCTGTAACAAAGGTTCTGAGATAGGTAAGATTGCAAAAGTTGCGATTGAAGTTGTAAACGGGCCTGAAGTCCTGACTGGTTCTACACGTTTAAAAGCTGGAACATCGCAAAAGTTAGTATGCAACATGCTTTCCACCGCCTCAATGGTTGGAGTTGGAAAAGTTTATGGTAATTTAATGGTAGATTTACAGTTAACTAATGAAAAGCTGGTTGAACGTGCAAAACGTATTATCATGGATGCTACTGACTGTAGCTATGAAATTGCAGATGAATACTTAGAAAAGGCACATGCCCAGCCTAAAATTGCAATTGTCATGATTTTAACGAATGTATCATATGAAGAAGCCTCAAATCGTTTAGTGAAAGCACAAGGATTCATAAGAAAAACGATTTAA
- a CDS encoding glycoside hydrolase family 10 protein: MNERITKKKLGSLALAALVGGSLLLPADLKANAESGTIPQTTTYVKQELRATWIASVLNIDWPSKPGLSISAQKEEFIKYLDEQKAMGMNAVVMQIKPTADAFYPSEYGLWSKYLTGVQGKDPGYDPLAFMVEAAHERNMEFHAWFNPYRITMPLGKTAEISDIDNLPESHPARKHPDWVIPYGQQLYFDPGIPGVQRFVIDGIMEVVKNYDIDAVHMDDYFYPYKIAGVPFPDEISYQKYGADRFTNVEDWRRDNVNNLVKNINEEIKAEKSYVKFGISPFGVWRNKAVDPTGSDTAAGQTNYDDLYADTRTWINNGYIDYIAPQLYWNIGLPVADYAKLLDWWTKEVEGKNVQLYIGQGDYKINTESNGVQNWFNPEEMPNQLKLNRTYKEFDGSMHFSAKDLRKNPLGIADRLSEDIYKHPALVPAMPWIDDQAPKAPKVIKATQSGDGIQFEIHDQKKSDASYYAIYRFDGKKKGNIEDSTNLLATVHKENTSQLFNDGSVEKGKTYTYVVTALDRTHNESKQTRQIYIKVK; encoded by the coding sequence ATGAATGAAAGAATTACTAAGAAAAAATTGGGTTCATTGGCTCTAGCCGCTTTGGTGGGGGGATCACTTCTCCTTCCAGCTGATTTGAAAGCAAATGCAGAATCTGGGACAATTCCTCAAACAACGACTTATGTAAAACAGGAACTTCGCGCAACTTGGATTGCAAGTGTGTTAAATATTGACTGGCCGTCCAAACCTGGTTTATCCATATCAGCACAGAAAGAAGAATTCATAAAATATTTGGATGAACAAAAAGCGATGGGAATGAATGCTGTCGTTATGCAAATTAAACCCACTGCGGATGCTTTTTATCCTTCTGAATACGGTCTTTGGTCAAAATATTTAACAGGAGTCCAAGGAAAAGATCCCGGGTATGACCCTCTTGCATTCATGGTAGAAGCAGCACATGAACGTAATATGGAATTTCATGCGTGGTTTAATCCTTACCGCATTACTATGCCTTTAGGTAAAACCGCTGAAATATCGGATATTGATAATCTTCCAGAATCTCACCCTGCCAGAAAGCACCCGGATTGGGTCATACCATATGGACAACAATTGTACTTTGATCCAGGCATTCCTGGCGTACAACGGTTTGTGATTGATGGAATAATGGAAGTTGTTAAGAATTATGATATCGATGCAGTCCATATGGACGATTATTTCTATCCTTACAAGATTGCAGGAGTACCTTTCCCAGATGAAATTTCCTATCAAAAATATGGAGCAGATAGATTTACAAATGTTGAAGATTGGCGCAGGGATAATGTAAATAACCTTGTTAAGAATATAAATGAAGAAATCAAGGCAGAAAAATCATATGTGAAGTTTGGTATAAGTCCATTTGGAGTTTGGCGCAACAAAGCAGTTGATCCCACAGGATCTGACACTGCCGCAGGACAAACGAATTATGATGATTTATATGCAGATACCCGAACGTGGATCAATAATGGATATATTGATTATATTGCCCCTCAATTATATTGGAATATAGGATTGCCAGTAGCTGACTATGCCAAACTTCTAGATTGGTGGACAAAAGAAGTCGAAGGTAAAAATGTTCAACTCTATATTGGACAAGGAGACTATAAAATTAATACAGAGTCCAACGGTGTGCAAAACTGGTTCAATCCTGAAGAAATGCCAAACCAGTTAAAACTGAATCGAACATATAAGGAATTTGATGGAAGCATGCATTTCAGTGCCAAAGATTTACGGAAAAACCCCCTTGGGATAGCAGATCGGTTAAGCGAGGATATTTATAAGCATCCCGCATTGGTCCCAGCCATGCCTTGGATTGATGATCAAGCACCAAAGGCCCCAAAGGTGATCAAGGCCACACAATCAGGAGATGGGATACAATTTGAAATTCACGATCAAAAGAAATCAGATGCATCTTATTATGCCATTTATCGTTTTGATGGGAAGAAAAAAGGAAACATTGAAGATTCAACGAACTTACTTGCCACAGTGCATAAAGAAAATACAAGTCAATTGTTTAATGATGGCAGTGTAGAAAAAGGCAAGACTTACACATATGTTGTGACAGCATTGGACCGTACCCACAATGAAAGTAAACAAACTAGGCAGATTTATATAAAAGTAAAATGA
- the anmK gene encoding anhydro-N-acetylmuramic acid kinase AnmK, whose translation MYIVGLMSGTSLDGIDAALVRVNNSGLETEMEMIEFMTCPFPKDIEKEIMQSLSAETSNVQLICSLNFKLGKLFANAVKEVCHKAGFPINKLDLIGSHGQTIYHQPLKEQNYIPSTLQIGEAAVIAHDTNTLVISDFRTMDMAAGGQGAPLVPFTEYILYRSETKGRLLQNIGGIGNVTVLPKQASLNDMYAFDTGPGNMIIDEVCRQLFNISYDEGGNIAKQGQINDELLSYCISHPYIMSPPPKSTGRELFGKQYVVKLLKMFESLPSHDILATVTMFTAKSIVENYRKFIFPKTNIEEVIIGGGGSYNKTLLNMMQSLLGNSIQVLTQEELGYSSEAKEAVAFALLANETFHGNTSNVPKATGADFDVILGSMTFPSSYLKEHKNTF comes from the coding sequence ATGTACATAGTTGGATTAATGTCCGGAACATCACTGGATGGAATTGATGCTGCACTTGTTCGGGTGAATAATAGTGGACTCGAGACTGAAATGGAAATGATTGAGTTCATGACATGCCCTTTTCCAAAAGATATTGAAAAAGAAATTATGCAGTCTTTATCTGCAGAAACATCCAATGTGCAGTTAATATGCAGTTTGAATTTTAAATTAGGAAAATTATTTGCCAATGCAGTAAAGGAAGTTTGTCATAAAGCTGGATTTCCCATAAATAAACTGGATCTTATTGGATCCCATGGACAAACCATTTACCACCAGCCTTTAAAAGAACAAAATTATATACCCTCCACTTTGCAAATTGGGGAAGCTGCAGTAATTGCTCACGATACAAACACACTTGTAATCTCTGATTTTCGTACGATGGACATGGCTGCTGGTGGACAAGGAGCTCCTCTTGTTCCTTTTACCGAATACATTCTTTATAGAAGTGAAACGAAGGGAAGATTACTTCAAAACATAGGGGGCATTGGAAATGTAACCGTCTTACCCAAGCAGGCATCTCTGAATGACATGTATGCCTTTGATACAGGGCCTGGGAATATGATCATTGATGAAGTATGCCGCCAATTGTTCAATATTAGCTATGACGAAGGTGGTAACATAGCTAAACAAGGACAAATTAATGACGAACTTTTATCTTATTGTATCAGCCATCCTTATATTATGAGCCCTCCGCCAAAATCAACTGGCAGGGAATTATTTGGCAAGCAATATGTAGTAAAACTATTAAAGATGTTTGAATCACTTCCCAGTCATGATATTTTAGCTACAGTAACGATGTTTACAGCAAAGTCGATTGTGGAGAACTATCGAAAATTCATCTTTCCAAAAACCAATATTGAAGAAGTGATAATTGGCGGCGGAGGCAGCTATAACAAAACGTTATTAAATATGATGCAATCACTGCTTGGAAATTCTATTCAAGTTTTGACTCAAGAAGAGTTGGGGTACTCTTCTGAAGCGAAGGAAGCAGTGGCCTTTGCATTACTTGCAAATGAGACTTTCCATGGTAATACGAGTAACGTCCCCAAGGCTACCGGTGCTGACTTCGATGTCATCCTAGGAAGCATGACCTTCCCTTCTTCATATCTGAAGGAGCATAAAAATACTTTTTAA
- a CDS encoding NAD-dependent succinate-semialdehyde dehydrogenase: MKKVVEKWPIYINGAPIHTESHFVVENPATLEPVGYVPDANEKEAKAAVDAAQAAFLTWSKTSAYQRAELLEKWYTIIEDRLDEIATIMTLEQGKPLAEAKGEMKYASSFVKWYAEEAKRNYGEIIPASVASKRILVQKQAVGVVAAITPWNFPAAMITRKVAPALAAGCTVVIKPAEQTPLTALLLVESAHEAGIPAGVINIVTTQKPGDVSDVWMNDSRVKKITFTGSTPVGKHLMKKAAETVKKVSLELGGLAPFIIAEDANIEEAVNGLIQSKFRNAGQTCICANRIFVHETIEQPFLQAFEEAVLTLKVGNGMEGNDLGPLIDGAAVKKVQLQLEDAASKGAIIHNTSKVDGKQGHFIAPAILSNVTDDMLCMQEETFGPIAPVSTFKTDQEAIDRANNTNFGLAAYVYTESLNKAVAYSDALEYGIVGINDSAPSTAQAPFGGMKESGLGREGGHYGMDEYLEVKYVSMQLGQ; this comes from the coding sequence ATGAAAAAAGTAGTGGAAAAATGGCCAATTTATATAAACGGCGCACCTATTCATACAGAAAGTCATTTTGTAGTGGAAAATCCAGCAACATTGGAGCCTGTGGGCTATGTTCCGGACGCTAACGAAAAAGAGGCAAAGGCTGCAGTGGATGCAGCTCAAGCTGCTTTTCTGACTTGGTCGAAAACAAGTGCATACCAGAGGGCGGAATTACTTGAGAAGTGGTACACGATCATTGAGGACAGGCTGGATGAAATCGCAACGATCATGACACTGGAACAAGGAAAGCCATTGGCAGAGGCAAAAGGTGAAATGAAATATGCTTCAAGTTTCGTGAAATGGTACGCTGAAGAAGCAAAGCGCAACTACGGGGAAATCATACCAGCCTCCGTTGCATCAAAGCGTATTTTAGTGCAAAAGCAGGCAGTCGGTGTCGTTGCTGCCATTACCCCGTGGAATTTTCCTGCTGCCATGATCACGAGGAAAGTGGCGCCAGCCCTTGCCGCAGGATGTACCGTGGTCATCAAACCCGCGGAACAAACGCCTTTGACCGCTTTGCTATTGGTTGAAAGTGCCCATGAAGCAGGCATTCCGGCAGGTGTGATAAATATTGTAACTACACAGAAACCGGGAGATGTATCCGACGTGTGGATGAATGATTCACGTGTTAAAAAGATCACATTTACCGGCTCCACTCCTGTAGGGAAACATCTAATGAAAAAAGCCGCAGAAACAGTAAAAAAAGTCTCGCTTGAACTCGGTGGATTGGCTCCGTTCATCATTGCTGAGGATGCGAATATCGAAGAAGCTGTAAATGGTTTAATTCAATCGAAATTCAGGAATGCTGGACAAACATGTATTTGTGCGAATCGAATATTCGTCCATGAGACAATCGAACAGCCATTTTTACAAGCATTTGAAGAAGCCGTTTTAACTTTGAAGGTTGGAAATGGAATGGAAGGAAATGATCTTGGTCCATTGATAGATGGAGCCGCAGTTAAAAAGGTTCAGCTTCAATTGGAGGATGCTGCAAGTAAAGGGGCCATCATCCATAACACCTCAAAAGTCGATGGAAAACAAGGCCATTTTATCGCACCAGCCATACTTTCCAATGTAACGGATGATATGCTGTGCATGCAGGAAGAAACGTTTGGGCCAATTGCGCCAGTCAGTACATTCAAAACCGATCAAGAAGCGATAGATCGAGCCAATAACACGAATTTTGGCTTGGCAGCTTATGTGTATACCGAGTCACTAAATAAGGCAGTTGCCTATTCGGATGCTCTTGAATATGGGATTGTCGGTATTAATGACAGTGCCCCATCCACTGCCCAAGCACCATTTGGAGGCATGAAGGAAAGTGGTTTAGGCAGGGAAGGGGGACACTATGGCATGGATGAATATTTAGAAGTGAAGTATGTATCCATGCAGCTTGGCCAGTAA
- a CDS encoding iron-containing alcohol dehydrogenase — MNISIFSMANKLVTGADSLQQLTDEVTRLGMKNPLIVTDKVLVGAGVVQMVEDLLSSAYGIFSDVNPEPEIEIVEQCVRSINDGKHDGLIAVGGGSAMDIAKASSVMATNSGSIETYFGTNLIEVPGLPLIAIPTTAGTGSEVTNISILSDKKEQVKKGIVSPYLLPDVAIVSPVMTLTCPPSVTAASGVDALVHAVEAYISKFASPVTDALAIGAMKLIAKNLPKAYAAPDNLEAREAMITGSLMAGLAFGNAGVGAVHALAYPLGGRFHLSHGVSNSLLLPFVMKWNKIACLERFREIAEALGEKVNHLNDDAAAEKAIEAMTRICRYVDIPQSLSEFDIPESAISEMAAEAIKQVRLLRNNPRALSVRDIEKIYRSAYGF, encoded by the coding sequence ATGAATATTTCTATTTTTTCTATGGCTAACAAATTGGTGACAGGAGCAGATTCTTTACAGCAGCTGACTGATGAGGTTACGCGATTAGGGATGAAGAATCCGTTGATAGTTACAGATAAAGTTTTAGTGGGTGCTGGGGTTGTGCAAATGGTTGAGGATTTACTTTCATCAGCATACGGTATTTTTTCGGATGTGAATCCAGAGCCGGAAATTGAAATCGTTGAGCAATGTGTACGGTCAATCAATGATGGAAAACATGATGGACTGATTGCGGTAGGCGGAGGAAGTGCGATGGATATTGCGAAAGCCTCTTCCGTCATGGCTACGAATTCGGGCAGCATCGAGACCTATTTCGGTACGAACTTGATTGAAGTTCCTGGTCTACCTTTAATAGCCATACCGACGACGGCAGGGACCGGGTCAGAAGTGACGAATATTTCGATTTTATCGGACAAAAAAGAACAGGTTAAGAAGGGAATTGTAAGTCCGTATCTTTTACCGGATGTAGCGATAGTATCGCCCGTCATGACGCTGACTTGCCCGCCAAGTGTGACTGCTGCGAGTGGAGTGGATGCACTTGTTCATGCGGTCGAGGCTTATATTTCCAAATTTGCTTCGCCAGTTACGGATGCTTTGGCAATTGGGGCCATGAAGTTAATCGCAAAAAATTTACCAAAGGCTTATGCTGCGCCAGATAATCTGGAAGCACGGGAAGCGATGATCACTGGAAGCCTAATGGCAGGGTTAGCCTTTGGCAATGCTGGTGTTGGAGCTGTTCATGCCTTAGCTTATCCTCTTGGAGGCCGCTTCCATTTATCACATGGAGTCAGCAATTCATTATTACTGCCATTTGTAATGAAGTGGAATAAAATTGCATGTTTGGAAAGGTTCCGCGAGATTGCTGAAGCACTTGGAGAGAAAGTCAATCATTTAAATGATGATGCGGCAGCGGAAAAGGCTATAGAAGCGATGACCAGAATATGCCGTTATGTTGATATACCACAGTCACTAAGTGAATTTGACATTCCTGAATCGGCTATAAGTGAAATGGCTGCCGAGGCCATCAAACAAGTCCGTTTACTTCGCAATAATCCCCGTGCATTAAGCGTCCGGGATATCGAAAAAATTTACCGTTCAGCCTATGGCTTTTAA
- a CDS encoding sigma-54 interaction domain-containing protein: protein MTKFYSDMTVEEAISCFPIGSTEVEVLDDSEDFIGFLTIEALSAAVQQSDLTKPISHFITVNAPLQNLRNYSIPYEQFQAFFEGDLCRVVFNALYDGVYITDGDGTTLFINQAYQRITGIREEEIIGKPMSYLIEQGMISVSASLDSIRTKNQVTLTQRIRNGRKIIVSATPILSPQNEVIFVINSVRDITELIRMKYTIDSQKLSFQPISQLLPGSEQVNLQEIIIGPSTTPLFKLADKVAKTDAKILLQGETGVGKSLIAKYIHAKSSRKEKIFLELNCGAIPANLVESELFGYEPGAFTGSLKNGKMGIFEKVNGGTLFLDEIGDLPLELQVKLLKVVEENKFMRVGSTEMKEVDVRLITATHRDLASLVQEGSFREDLYYRLNIVSFEVPPLRQRKEETIPLLEMYLKKFNEKYNEKKKMTPECFEWLTNYSWPGNIRELASLAERLVVTTYDDTIDLPNLPSFIQPVLSKKTTTHSLKEAVSELERSLILNAMKKYGTTRAAAISLDISQSALVQKMKKFHMRLENESN from the coding sequence ATGACTAAGTTTTATTCGGATATGACAGTGGAGGAAGCGATATCATGTTTCCCGATAGGAAGCACTGAAGTGGAAGTTTTGGATGATTCAGAGGATTTCATCGGATTTTTGACTATAGAGGCGTTATCTGCGGCAGTGCAGCAGAGTGATTTGACGAAGCCAATTTCTCATTTCATTACTGTGAATGCACCGCTGCAAAATTTACGGAATTACTCAATACCATATGAACAATTTCAAGCATTCTTTGAGGGTGATTTATGCAGGGTAGTATTTAATGCCCTGTATGATGGCGTGTATATCACGGATGGTGATGGAACGACATTATTTATCAATCAAGCTTATCAGCGTATTACTGGAATAAGAGAAGAGGAAATCATCGGAAAACCGATGAGTTATTTAATTGAGCAAGGCATGATATCCGTTTCAGCTTCATTGGATTCCATTCGAACGAAGAATCAAGTTACCCTGACACAGAGAATTCGAAATGGAAGAAAGATTATCGTATCGGCCACACCTATTCTATCGCCACAGAATGAAGTCATATTTGTCATTAATAGTGTTAGGGATATTACTGAATTAATCCGGATGAAGTATACGATTGACAGCCAAAAGTTATCTTTCCAACCTATTTCTCAATTATTGCCTGGCTCGGAACAGGTGAATTTACAGGAAATAATCATTGGTCCCTCTACAACTCCTTTATTCAAACTGGCTGATAAAGTAGCTAAAACGGATGCGAAGATCTTGTTACAGGGGGAAACGGGAGTAGGGAAGAGTTTAATTGCCAAGTACATACATGCCAAAAGCTCCAGGAAGGAAAAAATTTTCCTGGAATTAAATTGTGGAGCCATCCCGGCGAACTTGGTGGAATCTGAACTTTTTGGATATGAACCAGGGGCATTTACCGGATCCCTTAAGAATGGGAAAATGGGGATTTTTGAGAAAGTGAATGGTGGCACGTTATTTTTGGACGAAATTGGGGATTTACCTTTAGAGTTACAGGTAAAACTTTTGAAGGTGGTAGAAGAAAACAAGTTTATGAGAGTAGGTTCTACCGAAATGAAAGAAGTGGATGTCAGGTTAATTACAGCCACCCATCGCGATCTGGCTTCCCTCGTGCAAGAAGGATCTTTCCGCGAAGATCTTTATTACCGGCTTAATATCGTTTCCTTTGAAGTCCCGCCTTTACGCCAGCGAAAGGAAGAAACGATCCCGCTTTTAGAAATGTATTTGAAAAAATTCAATGAAAAATATAATGAAAAGAAAAAGATGACACCGGAATGCTTTGAATGGCTGACGAACTATTCGTGGCCTGGCAATATACGTGAGCTTGCGAGTCTTGCGGAGCGACTGGTCGTCACGACTTATGATGATACGATCGATTTGCCTAATTTACCATCTTTCATCCAGCCGGTCTTATCCAAAAAAACGACAACACATTCTTTGAAGGAAGCCGTTTCCGAGCTGGAGCGTTCCCTGATCCTGAATGCGATGAAAAAATATGGGACTACAAGGGCCGCTGCCATCTCTTTGGATATCAGTCAAAGCGCTCTGGTGCAAAAAATGAAAAAATTTCACATGCGATTAGAAAACGAATCGAATTAG